A genome region from Dolichospermum compactum NIES-806 includes the following:
- a CDS encoding polysaccharide biosynthesis/export family protein → MLNKDLCKFLTHSTMGLALLTTVNIILPSVSLAQRQPVASTSSSIATDYLLGGGDRIRVNVFEVPEYTGEYQVPPGGSINMPLIGSIPVSGLTTEQAADTIARRYARFLKRPLISVNLLSPRPINVFVAGEVTRPGAYTLSLEGGAGNNPGVQYPTVLAALTIAQGVTLAADVTQVQLRRKVGRSGEQTVALNLKELTQTGRISQEITLRDGDTIVVPTAASLNVAEARNLFAANFAASQSSPRTVVVIGQVYRPGSYLVTAGNGGGAEGGGAGGGLPTVMRSLQLAGGITSIADVRKIKLRRPTRTGTEQTIDINLWELLQSGDINQDIVVQDGDTIIIPTATDISAAESTQLATTTLSPNTIEVGVVGEVKRAGAVRLQPNSSLNQALLAAGGFNDSRASKGTVELIRLNSNGTVTKRPIKVDLSKGINEETNPILRNNDVVVVDRNVLAKTGDRVNTVAGPLGTILGIIRLFTTGF, encoded by the coding sequence ATGCTTAATAAAGATTTGTGTAAATTTCTCACCCACTCAACGATGGGTTTAGCATTGTTAACAACAGTGAATATCATTTTGCCATCTGTGAGTTTGGCACAAAGACAGCCAGTAGCATCAACATCCAGTAGTATCGCTACAGATTATTTATTAGGCGGCGGCGATCGCATCCGTGTTAATGTATTTGAAGTACCAGAATATACAGGAGAATATCAAGTCCCTCCCGGTGGTTCAATTAATATGCCTTTAATTGGCAGTATCCCCGTTTCGGGCTTAACCACAGAACAAGCTGCTGATACAATCGCCAGAAGATATGCTCGCTTTCTCAAACGTCCCCTCATTTCCGTCAACTTATTATCACCCCGTCCCATTAATGTGTTTGTTGCTGGAGAAGTAACAAGACCAGGTGCTTACACCCTCAGCTTAGAAGGGGGAGCAGGAAATAACCCCGGTGTCCAATACCCAACGGTATTAGCCGCCCTCACCATAGCCCAGGGTGTAACACTGGCAGCAGATGTAACTCAAGTGCAATTACGCCGCAAGGTAGGACGTTCAGGAGAACAGACAGTCGCCCTAAACTTAAAGGAATTGACGCAAACAGGCAGAATATCCCAGGAGATTACCTTACGAGATGGAGATACCATTGTGGTCCCTACTGCCGCCAGTTTAAATGTGGCTGAAGCCCGGAATTTATTTGCAGCTAACTTTGCAGCTAGTCAAAGTTCACCGCGCACAGTGGTGGTAATTGGTCAAGTTTACCGTCCTGGTTCTTATCTTGTTACTGCTGGAAATGGCGGTGGGGCAGAGGGTGGTGGTGCTGGTGGTGGTTTACCCACTGTAATGCGGAGTTTACAACTAGCAGGGGGAATTACGTCCATTGCGGATGTTCGGAAGATTAAATTACGCCGTCCTACCCGAACTGGTACGGAACAAACTATAGATATTAACCTATGGGAATTACTACAAAGCGGTGATATAAATCAAGACATAGTGGTGCAAGATGGCGATACTATCATCATTCCTACAGCTACGGATATTAGTGCCGCCGAATCTACCCAATTAGCAACAACAACTCTGTCCCCAAATACTATTGAAGTGGGTGTAGTGGGTGAAGTCAAAAGAGCAGGGGCGGTAAGATTACAACCAAATAGCTCTTTAAATCAGGCATTATTAGCCGCTGGTGGTTTTAATGATAGTAGAGCCAGTAAAGGAACTGTAGAATTAATTCGCCTCAATAGCAATGGTACAGTTACTAAACGTCCAATTAAAGTGGATTTATCTAAGGGAATTAATGAGGAAACCAATCCGATCCTTCGCAACAATGATGTTGTCGTAGTTGATCGCAATGTGTTAGCTAAAACTGGTGATAGAGTTAATACTGTAGCCGGTCCTTTAGGTACTATCTTGGGGATTATCAGACTATTTACTACTGGATTTTAG
- a CDS encoding SPFH domain-containing protein has translation MDPIIFIIFLALVGYAFASAKMVNQGNVALVERLGRYHRKLNPGLSFIVPILDQIVMEDTTREQLLDIKPQNVITKDGVYLEVDAIIYWRIKDIEKSFYAIDDLQTALANLATTTLRENIAQNSLEDTNMSRDEMDRSILAELNPITSAWGIEIIRLDIQRITPPETVRKSMEEQQNAQIKKKAAIEAAEGERQAAVKRAEGTRTSIEIISEALRSHPESKDILRYLVAQDYVDASQKLGESNNAKIVFVDPANSTEMFQELISDSVQENHGKNPANGTGNGKGNGNGNGSN, from the coding sequence ATGGATCCAATAATTTTTATCATATTTTTAGCTCTAGTAGGTTATGCCTTCGCATCTGCAAAGATGGTAAATCAAGGGAATGTCGCCTTAGTTGAACGCTTGGGGCGGTATCATCGCAAACTAAATCCTGGACTGAGTTTCATAGTTCCCATTCTCGATCAAATTGTGATGGAGGATACAACCAGAGAGCAGTTATTAGATATTAAACCGCAAAATGTAATTACTAAGGACGGAGTTTACTTAGAAGTTGATGCAATTATTTACTGGCGCATCAAAGACATTGAAAAAAGCTTTTATGCCATTGATGATTTACAAACAGCTTTAGCGAACTTAGCTACAACAACCCTGCGGGAAAATATCGCTCAAAATTCCTTAGAAGATACTAATATGTCCAGAGACGAGATGGACAGAAGTATATTAGCTGAATTAAATCCAATTACATCCGCATGGGGAATTGAAATTATCCGTTTAGACATTCAGCGGATCACCCCACCGGAGACTGTACGCAAGTCAATGGAAGAACAACAAAATGCACAAATTAAAAAAAAGGCAGCAATAGAAGCAGCCGAAGGAGAGCGACAAGCAGCAGTTAAAAGAGCCGAAGGAACTAGAACATCAATAGAAATAATTTCTGAAGCCTTGCGTTCTCACCCTGAAAGTAAGGATATTTTAAGGTATCTTGTTGCCCAAGATTATGTAGATGCGAGTCAAAAACTAGGTGAAAGCAATAATGCCAAAATTGTATTTGTAGATCCTGCTAACTCAACAGAAATGTTTCAGGAATTGATTTCTGATTCAGTACAAGAAAATCATGGCAAAAATCCCGCCAATGGAACCGGTAATGGCAAAGGAAATGGCAATGGCAATGGATCTAATTAG
- the folP gene encoding dihydropteroate synthase: MSNNLTIRNHCFDWGKRTYIMGILNVTPDSFSDGGKFNTTSAALTQAEAMVAAGADIIDIGGQSTRPGAEQVSLEAELERVLSVLELLRPVVDVPISVDTTRAEVAKAAIIAGADIVNDISAGTFDPQMLPTVASLNVPIVLMHIKGTPQTMQKCTDYEDLISDIYKFLFEQITNARLLGIDQSKIIIDPGIGFAKNHQQNLEIFRCLESLKTLNSPILVGASRKSFIGNILNQPDPTLRVWGTVAACCAAIFNGADILRVHDVREMQEVTLVADAIFREE, translated from the coding sequence ATGTCTAACAACTTAACTATCCGAAATCATTGTTTTGATTGGGGAAAGCGGACTTATATCATGGGGATTTTGAATGTTACCCCTGATAGTTTTAGTGATGGTGGTAAATTTAACACCACCTCAGCCGCCTTAACCCAGGCAGAAGCCATGGTGGCTGCTGGCGCTGATATCATTGATATTGGTGGACAATCCACCCGTCCAGGGGCGGAGCAAGTCTCCCTAGAAGCAGAACTGGAGCGGGTGCTATCTGTTTTGGAGTTGCTGCGTCCAGTAGTTGATGTCCCTATTTCTGTAGATACAACTAGAGCAGAGGTAGCCAAAGCAGCGATTATTGCTGGAGCAGATATAGTCAATGATATTTCAGCGGGGACATTTGACCCCCAAATGTTGCCAACTGTGGCTAGTTTAAATGTGCCGATTGTGTTAATGCACATCAAGGGAACTCCCCAAACTATGCAAAAATGTACTGATTATGAGGATTTAATTTCTGATATTTATAAATTTTTATTTGAGCAAATTACAAATGCTAGGCTTTTAGGAATTGATCAAAGTAAAATAATTATTGATCCTGGTATTGGTTTTGCTAAAAACCATCAGCAGAATTTAGAAATTTTTCGCTGTTTAGAATCACTAAAAACTCTTAATTCTCCAATTTTGGTGGGAGCATCTCGTAAAAGTTTTATTGGTAATATTCTTAATCAACCAGATCCAACGTTACGGGTTTGGGGAACAGTCGCCGCTTGTTGTGCGGCTATTTTTAATGGTGCAGATATTCTCCGAGTTCACGATGTTCGAGAAATGCAAGAAGTTACTCTGGTAGCAGATGCTATTTTTCGTGAAGAGTAG
- the tpiA gene encoding triose-phosphate isomerase produces MRKIVIAGNWKMFKTQAESAEFLSGFLPHLEETPSEREVVICPPFTDLSLVSQSLHGSRVNLGAQNVHWEESGAYTGEIAASMLIEIGVRFVIVGHSERRQFFGETDVSVNLRLKAAQKHGLTPILCVGETKQQRDAGETESIISTQLKKDLVDIDQTHLIIAYEPIWAIGTGDTCESKEANRVIGLIRSQLTNPLVPIQYGGSVNPNNIDEIMAQPEIDGALVGGASLKADSFARIVNYQ; encoded by the coding sequence GTGCGGAAAATCGTTATTGCTGGTAACTGGAAAATGTTCAAAACCCAGGCAGAATCCGCAGAATTTTTAAGCGGATTTTTGCCTCACCTGGAGGAAACCCCCTCAGAACGAGAAGTGGTAATATGTCCTCCCTTCACCGACTTAAGCCTGGTGTCGCAATCTTTACATGGTAGCCGTGTAAATTTGGGCGCACAAAACGTCCATTGGGAAGAAAGTGGAGCATATACAGGCGAAATCGCCGCCTCTATGCTAATAGAAATCGGTGTGCGTTTTGTCATAGTTGGACATAGTGAAAGACGGCAATTCTTCGGAGAAACAGACGTAAGTGTCAATCTCCGTCTCAAAGCCGCCCAAAAGCATGGACTCACACCCATTCTCTGTGTTGGGGAAACTAAACAACAGCGAGACGCGGGGGAAACGGAATCAATAATTAGCACCCAGTTAAAAAAAGACTTGGTAGATATTGATCAAACTCACCTAATTATTGCTTATGAACCAATTTGGGCAATTGGTACTGGTGATACCTGTGAATCTAAGGAAGCAAATCGGGTAATTGGCTTAATTCGCAGTCAATTAACTAATCCCCTCGTTCCTATTCAATATGGCGGTTCAGTCAACCCGAATAATATTGATGAAATTATGGCACAACCAGAAATTGACGGCGCTCTCGTTGGTGGAGCTAGTCTAAAAGCTGATAGTTTTGCCAGAATTGTCAATTATCAATAA
- a CDS encoding IS66 family transposase, with product MEWSIYFRRPVLVTFFEIALTRCTQGAKNLLGENFSGILNSDRHGAYNWVDLERRQLCWAHLQREFIKISERTGVSAELGTALVKQQEKLFELWYRVRDGTLSRGDFVELVRENRSFINATLQEANEYEITAREKLP from the coding sequence TTGGAATGGTCTATTTATTTCCGCCGACCTGTACTAGTCACATTTTTTGAAATTGCTCTGACCCGTTGTACCCAAGGGGCAAAGAATTTATTGGGTGAGAACTTCAGTGGCATTTTGAACTCTGACCGTCATGGGGCTTACAACTGGGTAGACCTGGAACGTCGGCAATTGTGTTGGGCGCATTTGCAACGGGAATTTATCAAAATATCGGAACGGACTGGAGTCTCGGCAGAATTGGGAACTGCACTGGTGAAACAGCAAGAGAAGTTGTTTGAACTTTGGTATCGAGTCCGAGATGGTACTTTGTCTCGTGGTGATTTTGTAGAGTTGGTTCGGGAGAATCGCTCATTCATTAACGCAACTTTACAAGAAGCTAACGAATATGAGATTACAGCACGGGAAAAACTCCCTTAG
- a CDS encoding addiction module protein, translated as MSTQIGRFMENLLPQNILQLTIAERIQLVQDIWDSITVDADNVTISDAQKKELERRLELYYQNPHQVSSWEEVKQKFNR; from the coding sequence TTGTCTACTCAAATAGGAAGATTTATGGAGAACTTACTACCTCAAAACATTTTACAATTAACTATTGCGGAAAGAATCCAACTAGTCCAAGATATTTGGGATAGTATCACTGTAGATGCTGATAATGTAACTATTAGTGATGCTCAAAAAAAGGAATTGGAGAGACGTTTAGAACTTTATTATCAAAATCCTCATCAAGTTTCTAGCTGGGAGGAAGTGAAACAAAAATTTAATCGTTAG
- a CDS encoding type II toxin-antitoxin system RelE/ParE family toxin, with the protein MTYKIFITPEAELDLEDAYNWYEQHTVGLGSEFIRVVDASFSTIQRNPFACPIVHEQVRKKLIRKFPYGLLYIIIDETISIIGCFHVKRDPQQWERRF; encoded by the coding sequence ATGACTTACAAAATTTTCATTACACCAGAAGCAGAACTTGATTTAGAGGATGCTTATAATTGGTATGAACAGCATACTGTTGGATTAGGTTCTGAATTTATTCGTGTTGTTGATGCTAGTTTTTCAACTATTCAACGTAATCCTTTTGCTTGTCCAATTGTTCACGAACAAGTTAGAAAAAAGTTAATTCGCAAGTTTCCTTATGGATTACTTTACATTATTATAGATGAAACAATTTCTATTATTGGTTGTTTTCATGTTAAACGTGATCCGCAACAATGGGAAAGGCGTTTCTAA
- a CDS encoding type II toxin-antitoxin system VapC family toxin, giving the protein MIIVDTGFWLALIDQKDTHHETAKQAFKKYNEPLITTWCIITETCYLLLTRKGVQAQVTFLNSLEQKLFTVFNLEPHHTPRIIQLMEKYANLPMDLADASLVILAEHLGHGRIFSVDQRDFNTYRWKQTYPFENLLF; this is encoded by the coding sequence ATGATCATAGTTGATACAGGATTTTGGTTAGCTCTTATTGATCAAAAAGACACCCACCACGAAACAGCAAAACAAGCTTTCAAAAAATACAATGAACCTTTAATTACAACATGGTGTATTATCACAGAAACCTGTTATCTTTTGCTAACTCGCAAAGGAGTTCAAGCTCAAGTTACTTTTTTAAATAGTCTGGAACAAAAATTATTTACAGTTTTTAATTTAGAACCTCACCATACTCCGCGAATTATTCAATTAATGGAAAAATATGCTAATTTGCCAATGGATTTAGCTGATGCTTCCCTAGTAATTTTAGCAGAACATTTAGGACATGGACGCATTTTTTCAGTAGATCAAAGAGACTTTAACACCTATCGTTGGAAGCAAACTTATCCTTTTGAAAATTTGCTATTTTGA
- a CDS encoding DUF2281 domain-containing protein codes for MVIKIAEISKDIDTLPEEAQILLLDFIQLLKKRYPQPENHHQEKSIYEKFDEIGLIGCCAVEENLSTTYKEVLSNTLTHKYDHS; via the coding sequence ATGGTAATAAAAATTGCCGAAATATCTAAAGATATTGACACTTTACCAGAAGAAGCGCAAATCTTACTACTAGATTTTATTCAATTACTCAAAAAACGTTATCCACAACCAGAAAATCATCATCAAGAAAAAAGTATCTATGAAAAATTTGATGAAATTGGATTAATTGGTTGTTGTGCTGTGGAAGAAAATTTATCAACCACATATAAAGAAGTTTTATCTAATACATTAACGCACAAATATGATCATAGTTGA
- a CDS encoding Uma2 family endonuclease, with the protein MTIQILDKTTTISEQRFLLPGYYTWKEFEIIETLTADAGNLRISYLDGYIEFMTLGEQHENIKKIIAILIEAYLFEKGINFIPVGSATRRAKEKSASFEPDESYYIGEKKENPDLAIEVNITSGSIDKLEKYKRFNITEVWFWKNNQLSLYHLKNDNYEQINQSELLPDLDIDLLASCILMPSIIDARTELIKGIKK; encoded by the coding sequence ATGACTATCCAAATCCTAGACAAAACCACCACAATTTCCGAACAGCGATTTCTTCTACCTGGTTATTACACCTGGAAAGAATTTGAAATAATAGAAACCTTAACCGCAGATGCAGGAAATTTGCGGATAAGTTATCTTGATGGGTACATCGAATTTATGACGCTTGGTGAACAACACGAAAATATCAAAAAAATTATCGCTATTTTGATAGAAGCATATCTCTTTGAAAAAGGTATAAATTTCATCCCAGTAGGTAGTGCTACTCGTCGCGCAAAAGAAAAAAGTGCTTCCTTTGAACCTGATGAATCTTATTACATCGGAGAAAAAAAGGAAAATCCAGATTTAGCAATTGAAGTTAATATTACCAGTGGCAGTATTGATAAACTAGAAAAATACAAAAGGTTTAATATTACAGAAGTCTGGTTTTGGAAAAATAATCAATTGTCTCTATATCATCTCAAAAATGATAATTATGAGCAAATTAATCAAAGTGAATTATTGCCAGATTTAGATATAGATTTATTAGCGAGTTGTATTTTAATGCCTTCCATTATTGATGCGAGAACAGAATTGATTAAAGGCATTAAAAAGTAG
- a CDS encoding DUF2281 domain-containing protein — translation MTVEEIIIDKVKILPPDKQQEALDFVEFLLAKIQKQELSNQTQKSCISALAMAQEYVGCVEAADDLSTNKDYMDGYGA, via the coding sequence ATGACTGTTGAAGAAATAATTATAGATAAGGTAAAAATATTACCTCCTGATAAACAACAAGAGGCGTTAGATTTTGTAGAATTTTTGTTGGCTAAAATACAAAAACAAGAGCTATCTAATCAAACCCAAAAATCATGTATTTCAGCTTTAGCTATGGCTCAAGAATACGTTGGTTGTGTGGAAGCAGCCGATGATTTATCTACTAATAAAGATTATATGGATGGTTACGGTGCATGA
- a CDS encoding type II toxin-antitoxin system VapC family toxin has protein sequence MMRGCVLLDTGPLVAVINRRDNLHGWVTSQWDNIEPPLLTCEAVISEACFLLRNVYGGQDAVIGLVKNGVIKIPFNLDEEAVIIGELLKTYQSVPMSLADACLVRMSELYNDSFLLTFDSDFLIYRRNKNQVIPVIMPQ, from the coding sequence ATGATGAGGGGATGTGTTTTACTAGATACTGGTCCATTGGTGGCTGTAATTAACCGTCGTGATAATTTACATGGTTGGGTAACATCACAATGGGATAATATTGAGCCTCCTTTATTAACTTGTGAGGCTGTAATTTCTGAGGCTTGTTTTTTGTTGCGAAATGTTTATGGTGGTCAAGATGCTGTGATAGGTTTGGTGAAGAATGGAGTTATTAAAATACCTTTTAATTTAGATGAAGAAGCCGTTATTATTGGTGAACTTCTCAAGACTTATCAATCTGTTCCGATGTCTTTAGCAGATGCTTGTTTGGTGCGGATGTCTGAGCTTTATAATGATAGTTTTTTATTAACTTTTGATAGTGATTTTCTGATCTATCGGCGCAATAAAAATCAAGTTATTCCGGTAATTATGCCACAATAG
- a CDS encoding type II toxin-antitoxin system PemK/MazF family toxin: protein MAKHSDYRMGSIWIVTFDPSVGTEIQKTRPALIISGTLFNNQRSKVTVLPFTSVKPNNPRISPAVVEVPTSAQNGLSVDSLLICVEPMTFDKIRLTQQLGELEAELLEQAQNILRRYLSLNSN from the coding sequence ATGGCAAAACATAGCGATTACCGAATGGGAAGCATCTGGATAGTAACATTTGATCCATCTGTAGGTACAGAAATTCAAAAAACTCGTCCAGCACTGATAATTTCTGGGACTTTGTTTAACAACCAACGCAGCAAAGTCACAGTTTTACCTTTTACTTCCGTAAAACCGAATAACCCCCGCATTTCACCTGCGGTAGTTGAAGTACCTACATCAGCGCAAAATGGACTTTCTGTGGATAGTCTTTTAATCTGCGTTGAACCCATGACTTTTGACAAAATTCGTTTAACTCAACAATTAGGAGAATTAGAAGCAGAATTACTAGAACAAGCTCAAAATATTTTGCGGAGATATCTTAGTTTAAACAGCAATTAA
- a CDS encoding ribbon-helix-helix domain-containing protein, with protein sequence MAKISISLPEELLNYIDQKVENRSALIENLLKQWQEKQQDEALAAACALVDELELGWESEWQNIAITEWEASG encoded by the coding sequence ATGGCTAAAATCTCAATTTCATTGCCAGAGGAACTACTAAATTACATTGACCAAAAAGTTGAAAACCGTAGTGCGTTGATTGAAAATCTCTTGAAACAATGGCAAGAAAAACAACAAGATGAAGCACTAGCCGCAGCTTGCGCTTTGGTTGATGAATTAGAATTAGGTTGGGAAAGTGAATGGCAAAACATAGCGATTACCGAATGGGAAGCATCTGGATAG
- a CDS encoding phosphoketolase family protein, translated as MTVITTKAASAVPNFCEGIQYFGEALPDFETYGATPVIESGKSAIASPTDANAVYQTLLAADALRYLTLQVTGSKASGHPGGFASQAEAYAALVMLGHKNIITEVGHHAPGFYSAMFLDRSLEDMGISTVQQLRDRFREKHGLLGHLSGYIPGILAPAGPLGQGQHFAMSAALLHRDKLFPFTVGDGGLGEPYIMSSMAHFNTAYPTVTNFLPVLVWNGYSQEHHSMVSLKTNDEMIAYWKGNGFAEVVLVNAKDFDDQNQGGDYVDSTAFSFQKRLEFTKAVLVGIDKAARSALSGTLTVFIIKQLKGAGVHALGAKSHNLYPKDTLDSPHIVTALQKRALSAQAWQTVRTNAERAGGGPAAKTAVTEFELPLADIGELPLEEYAIGGEPKVSTTAMGRLVGIVGNKDKNFLVTNADGNEASGIANINQALKINHPTTDDLYNQAPGGQVYEPLSEDACAGLAAGLSLMGARTLWCSYESFAINGLPIWQTVTQAMAELRRQTPSTITLFTAGALEQGRNGWTHQRPEIEAYFASLMRTGNVFPLFPPDANSIQVCYNWALQTKNKGIVITASKSPLPIRSTFAQTEKGLIDGAVLLHEVAGGKTVVFAVIGDLTLIPVFEAAAFLETEGIGVKIVSIINPRRLYRPHDTAWDTCSEPDNGFLSDADFEQLFGGDALIGVTGGAAAMLEPIMLRSNSKRDSFAWKRGETTASAGELMAFNGLTAEALTKRAIELVH; from the coding sequence ATGACAGTAATTACGACAAAGGCAGCTTCCGCAGTTCCAAATTTTTGTGAAGGGATACAATATTTTGGGGAAGCATTGCCAGATTTTGAAACTTATGGGGCAACTCCCGTGATAGAATCGGGCAAGAGTGCGATCGCCTCCCCCACAGATGCAAATGCAGTATATCAAACCCTACTCGCCGCTGATGCCCTGCGCTACCTAACGCTACAAGTCACTGGTAGTAAGGCTTCTGGACATCCCGGCGGTTTTGCCAGCCAAGCGGAAGCTTATGCAGCGTTGGTCATGCTGGGACATAAAAACATTATCACCGAAGTAGGACATCACGCCCCCGGTTTTTATAGTGCCATGTTCTTAGACCGTTCTTTAGAAGACATGGGCATTTCTACAGTACAACAATTGCGCGATCGCTTTCGAGAAAAGCATGGATTATTAGGACACCTATCCGGCTACATTCCCGGTATTCTCGCACCGGCTGGACCCCTGGGACAAGGACAACATTTCGCCATGTCTGCTGCCCTCTTGCACCGTGATAAACTCTTCCCCTTCACCGTGGGAGACGGGGGACTGGGTGAACCCTATATCATGAGTTCAATGGCACATTTCAACACCGCTTACCCCACCGTTACCAACTTCTTACCCGTGTTGGTGTGGAACGGTTACAGCCAAGAACACCACAGCATGGTATCATTGAAAACCAACGATGAAATGATCGCCTACTGGAAAGGTAACGGTTTTGCCGAAGTCGTGTTAGTAAATGCTAAAGATTTTGATGATCAAAACCAAGGGGGTGATTATGTTGATAGTACCGCTTTCTCCTTCCAAAAACGGTTAGAATTTACCAAAGCCGTATTAGTAGGCATTGATAAAGCTGCCCGTTCCGCTTTAAGTGGCACATTAACAGTATTTATTATCAAACAACTCAAAGGGGCAGGGGTTCATGCTTTAGGTGCAAAATCCCATAATTTATATCCTAAAGACACCTTAGATTCGCCACATATTGTAACTGCTTTACAAAAGCGGGCTTTATCTGCCCAAGCATGGCAAACAGTCCGCACAAATGCCGAACGGGCCGGAGGTGGACCAGCAGCGAAAACCGCAGTGACAGAATTTGAATTACCCTTAGCAGACATTGGCGAATTACCATTAGAAGAATATGCAATTGGGGGAGAACCAAAAGTTTCTACCACCGCAATGGGAAGGTTAGTAGGAATAGTCGGAAATAAAGATAAAAACTTCCTAGTGACTAACGCCGATGGTAACGAAGCATCAGGAATTGCTAACATTAACCAAGCATTAAAAATCAATCACCCCACCACCGATGATTTATATAATCAAGCCCCAGGAGGTCAAGTTTACGAACCTTTGAGCGAAGATGCTTGTGCAGGTTTAGCCGCTGGTTTATCCTTAATGGGTGCGAGAACTTTGTGGTGTTCCTATGAATCTTTTGCAATCAATGGATTACCAATTTGGCAAACCGTAACCCAAGCAATGGCAGAATTACGCCGTCAAACTCCCTCGACAATTACATTATTTACAGCCGGTGCTTTAGAACAAGGACGCAACGGTTGGACTCACCAAAGACCAGAAATTGAAGCTTATTTTGCTTCTTTGATGAGAACCGGAAATGTCTTCCCATTATTTCCCCCAGATGCTAACAGTATTCAAGTCTGTTATAACTGGGCTTTGCAAACAAAAAATAAGGGCATTGTCATTACTGCTAGTAAGTCTCCTTTGCCAATTCGTAGCACCTTTGCCCAAACTGAAAAAGGCTTAATTGATGGTGCGGTGTTATTACATGAAGTGGCTGGTGGGAAGACTGTTGTATTTGCTGTAATTGGCGATTTGACTTTAATTCCTGTGTTTGAAGCGGCGGCTTTTTTAGAAACTGAAGGTATTGGGGTGAAGATTGTTTCTATTATCAATCCTCGTCGTTTATATCGTCCTCATGATACTGCTTGGGATACTTGTTCTGAACCAGATAACGGTTTTTTAAGTGATGCCGATTTTGAGCAATTGTTTGGTGGAGATGCCTTAATTGGTGTGACAGGTGGCGCTGCGGCGATGTTAGAACCTATCATGTTACGCAGTAATTCAAAACGTGATTCTTTTGCCTGGAAGCGTGGGGAAACTACCGCCAGTGCGGGTGAGTTGATGGCTTTTAATGGTTTGACTGCGGAGGCGTTGACTAAGCGGGCTATTGAGTTGGTGCATTAA